Proteins found in one Rhabdothermincola sediminis genomic segment:
- a CDS encoding DUF512 domain-containing protein codes for MSAPRVVAVAPASPAAVAGVLPGDEILALNGERPRDVISYQLLAEEPEILLDVNRGGLELTLEVRKRVGEPLGVELHAALFDQVRTCDNHCEFCFIYQLPRGLRESLYVKDDDYRLSFLYGNFTTLTRFTEADLERVVAERLSPLHVSIHTTDPQRRAEILRNRRGATSLRWLRALLDHGIEVHGQIVVCPGVNDGDVLDDTLAGVLDQYPELATVCVVPLGVSRYNTEARMRAHTPAEAGAVLAAVHDWQEVYRAVLGRRLVFAADEYYLLAGEPFPPAEAYEGFPMHEDGVGMARAFELEFDGAGARPTAARSGFFAWVEGAPPDGYRASRRGESAGEELPMGPGAPVGVITGTYGARVLEPIIARLGRGDVRIVEVRNEFFGGNTGVAGLLVGADIHRALRRQPAGHRYLLPDVCLSRGRFLDGTTPNQLPRPVEVVATNGAALRAALEG; via the coding sequence GTGTCCGCCCCTCGTGTCGTCGCGGTAGCGCCCGCCTCGCCGGCGGCGGTCGCCGGTGTGCTGCCCGGTGATGAGATCCTGGCGCTGAACGGCGAGCGCCCTCGGGATGTCATCTCCTACCAACTGCTCGCCGAGGAGCCGGAGATCCTCCTCGACGTGAACCGTGGAGGGCTTGAGCTCACGCTCGAGGTTCGCAAGCGCGTCGGTGAGCCTCTCGGGGTCGAGCTGCACGCCGCGCTGTTCGACCAGGTGCGCACCTGTGACAACCACTGCGAGTTCTGCTTCATCTACCAGCTGCCCCGGGGGCTGCGTGAGAGCCTCTACGTCAAGGACGACGACTACCGGCTCTCGTTCCTGTACGGCAACTTCACCACCCTGACCCGCTTCACGGAGGCCGACCTCGAGCGAGTGGTGGCCGAGCGGCTCTCCCCCCTGCACGTGAGCATCCACACCACCGACCCGCAGCGGCGGGCGGAGATCCTCCGCAACCGCCGCGGGGCCACCAGCCTGCGGTGGCTGCGGGCACTGCTCGATCACGGGATCGAGGTCCACGGCCAGATCGTGGTGTGTCCGGGGGTGAACGACGGTGACGTGCTCGACGACACACTCGCGGGTGTTCTCGACCAGTACCCGGAGTTGGCGACGGTGTGCGTCGTGCCGCTCGGGGTGTCGAGATACAACACCGAGGCCCGGATGCGGGCCCACACCCCCGCCGAGGCCGGCGCGGTGCTGGCCGCGGTGCACGACTGGCAGGAGGTCTACCGCGCGGTGCTCGGCCGGCGGCTGGTGTTCGCAGCCGACGAGTACTACCTGCTCGCCGGTGAGCCGTTCCCACCCGCCGAGGCCTACGAGGGCTTCCCGATGCACGAGGACGGCGTGGGCATGGCTCGGGCGTTCGAGTTGGAGTTCGACGGCGCGGGTGCCCGACCGACGGCCGCCCGTAGTGGGTTCTTCGCCTGGGTGGAGGGCGCACCCCCCGACGGGTACCGGGCTTCCCGCCGCGGGGAGTCGGCGGGGGAGGAGCTGCCCATGGGGCCCGGCGCGCCCGTCGGGGTGATCACCGGCACCTACGGCGCCCGGGTGCTCGAGCCGATCATCGCCCGCCTGGGGCGGGGAGACGTGCGGATCGTCGAGGTCCGCAACGAGTTCTTCGGGGGCAACACGGGCGTGGCCGGCCTGCTCGTCGGCGCGGACATCCACCGGGCGCTGCGGCGCCAGCCCGCCGGCCACCGGTACCTCCTGCCGGACGTGTGCCTCTCACGGGGACGGTTCCTCGACGGGACCACGCC